Proteins from a genomic interval of Inquilinus sp. Marseille-Q2685:
- a CDS encoding Zn-dependent hydrolase gives MQQNIQIDPQRLWDAIMETAEFGRTPKGGVKRLTLTDLDKQVRDWFRRQCEAVGCTVTVDEVGNMFARRPGRDNSLPPICVGSHLDTQPTGGKFDGILGVLSGLELLRTLHDTGYETNAPIEVINWTNEEGSRFAPAMLASGVFAGVFTKEYAYSREDRDGHRFGEELERIGYKGPEPVGQRRLGAHFELHIEQGPILEAEEKVIGVVTGVQGMRWYEVTVTGRESHAGSTPMRLRRDALRGAARMIEAVIAVGDATADAVATVGLVEVRPNSRNVIPGEVFFTIDYRHPDDAKIGVMETEARAAIDRIAAELKLEVKVEAIWDSPAVKFDPACIDAVEAAARANGFSHRRIVSGPGHDSAYIARVAPTAMIFVPCREGISHNEEESIEFDHAAAGANVLLRAVLDYDRSLEQAGKAG, from the coding sequence CAGGTGCGGGACTGGTTCCGGCGGCAGTGCGAGGCGGTCGGCTGCACCGTCACCGTCGACGAGGTCGGCAACATGTTCGCCCGCCGGCCGGGCCGGGACAACTCGCTGCCGCCGATCTGCGTCGGCAGCCATCTCGACACCCAGCCGACGGGCGGCAAGTTCGACGGCATCCTCGGGGTCCTCTCAGGCCTCGAGCTGCTGCGCACCCTGCACGACACCGGCTACGAGACCAACGCGCCGATCGAGGTCATCAACTGGACCAATGAGGAGGGCTCCCGCTTCGCCCCGGCGATGCTGGCTTCCGGCGTCTTCGCCGGGGTGTTCACCAAGGAGTACGCCTACAGCCGCGAGGACCGCGACGGCCATCGCTTCGGCGAGGAGCTGGAGCGGATCGGCTACAAGGGTCCGGAGCCGGTCGGCCAGCGCAGGCTCGGCGCGCATTTCGAGCTGCATATCGAGCAGGGACCGATCCTCGAGGCCGAGGAGAAGGTGATCGGCGTCGTCACCGGCGTGCAGGGCATGCGCTGGTACGAGGTGACGGTGACCGGGCGCGAGAGCCATGCCGGCTCGACCCCGATGCGGCTGCGCCGCGACGCGCTGCGCGGCGCCGCCCGGATGATCGAGGCGGTGATCGCGGTCGGCGACGCCACGGCCGATGCGGTCGCCACGGTCGGCCTGGTCGAGGTGCGGCCGAACAGCCGCAACGTGATCCCGGGCGAGGTCTTCTTCACCATCGACTACCGCCACCCCGATGACGCGAAGATCGGGGTGATGGAGACCGAGGCGCGAGCGGCGATCGACCGGATCGCGGCCGAGCTGAAGCTCGAGGTCAAGGTCGAGGCGATCTGGGATTCGCCGGCAGTGAAGTTCGACCCGGCCTGCATCGACGCGGTCGAGGCGGCGGCGCGGGCGAACGGCTTCTCCCATCGCCGCATCGTCTCCGGTCCCGGGCACGATTCCGCCTATATCGCCCGGGTGGCGCCGACCGCGATGATCTTCGTGCCCTGCCGCGAGGGCATCAGCCACAACGAGGAGGAGAGCATCGAGTTCGACCACGCCGCCGCCGGGGCCAATGTGCTGCTGCGCGCCGTGCTCGACTACGACCGCTCGCTCGAACAGGCCGGAAAGGCGGGCTGA
- a CDS encoding ABC transporter ATP-binding protein — MAVSAVRPEQLPKTASAAPPVVEARRLGLTFQTADAPVVALQDVDLTIGEGEFVSLIGPSGCGKTTLMRVVADLVRPTAGSVTVNGMSPEQARLARAYGYVFQAPALYPWRNVRRNVELPLEIMGVPAAERQERARAALGTVGLGQFEKKFPWQLSGGMQQRVSIARALGFQPKLLLMDEPFGALDEITRDNLNVHLLDLWNRTNLTVIFVTHSIPEAVFLSSKIVVMSPRPGRILDVIDSDLPRRRDLDIRETPEFLAIAQQVREGLRAGHSYE, encoded by the coding sequence ATGGCGGTGTCGGCGGTCCGGCCCGAGCAGCTTCCGAAAACGGCTTCCGCCGCGCCGCCGGTGGTCGAGGCCCGGCGCCTCGGCCTGACCTTCCAGACCGCCGACGCGCCGGTGGTGGCGCTGCAGGATGTCGACCTGACCATCGGCGAAGGCGAGTTCGTGTCGCTGATCGGCCCGTCCGGCTGCGGCAAGACCACGCTGATGCGGGTGGTGGCCGACCTGGTGCGGCCGACCGCCGGCTCGGTCACGGTGAACGGCATGTCGCCGGAACAGGCGCGGCTGGCCCGCGCGTATGGCTACGTCTTCCAGGCGCCGGCCCTCTACCCCTGGCGCAATGTCCGCCGCAATGTCGAGCTGCCGCTCGAGATCATGGGCGTGCCGGCGGCGGAGCGGCAGGAGCGGGCGCGGGCGGCGCTCGGCACCGTCGGGCTGGGCCAGTTCGAGAAGAAGTTTCCCTGGCAGCTCTCGGGCGGCATGCAGCAGCGCGTGTCGATCGCCCGTGCCCTCGGCTTCCAGCCCAAGCTGCTGCTGATGGACGAGCCCTTCGGCGCGCTCGACGAGATCACGCGCGACAACCTCAACGTCCATCTGCTGGACCTGTGGAACCGGACGAACCTGACGGTCATCTTCGTCACCCATTCGATCCCGGAGGCGGTGTTCCTGTCCTCCAAGATCGTGGTGATGTCGCCGCGGCCGGGCCGGATCCTCGACGTGATCGACAGCGACCTGCCGCGCCGGCGCGACCTCGACATCCGCGAGACCCCGGAATTCCTCGCCATCGCCCAGCAGGTCCGCGAGGGCCTGCGGGCCGGGCATTCCTACGAATGA
- a CDS encoding ABC transporter permease, with protein MTALADSLSARPNVWARLKGGRALPLATVLGVLLVVWYLASFWLNAPAAVERLNRAGPDWTTAQFFEAVWKLDRPLLPTPDQVAADLWTNTVGRPVTSNRSLVYHAWVTMSSTLLGFVLGTLLGIGLAIGIVHVPTLDRSLMPWVIASQTVPILAIAPMIVVVLGNLGLTGVIPKSIISAYLSFFPVTIGMVKGLRSPDPLQLDLLRTYSASGAQVFWKLRWPAAVPFLFPSLKIGISLALVGAIVGELPTGAQAGIGARLLTGSYFGQMIQLWSALVMAALLALLCVFAVTLAERAVIASRGGRG; from the coding sequence ATGACCGCCCTCGCCGACTCCCTCTCGGCGCGCCCGAACGTCTGGGCGCGGCTGAAGGGCGGGCGGGCGTTGCCGTTGGCCACGGTGCTCGGCGTGCTGCTGGTGGTCTGGTATCTCGCCTCCTTCTGGCTGAACGCGCCGGCGGCGGTGGAGCGGCTGAACCGCGCCGGGCCGGACTGGACCACCGCGCAGTTCTTCGAGGCGGTCTGGAAGCTGGACCGGCCGCTGCTGCCGACGCCGGACCAGGTGGCGGCCGATCTCTGGACCAACACCGTCGGCCGGCCGGTCACCAGCAACCGCAGCCTCGTCTACCATGCCTGGGTGACGATGAGCTCGACCCTGCTCGGCTTCGTGCTGGGCACGCTGCTCGGCATCGGGCTCGCCATCGGCATCGTCCATGTGCCGACGCTCGACCGGTCGCTGATGCCCTGGGTGATCGCCAGCCAGACCGTGCCGATCCTGGCGATCGCGCCGATGATCGTGGTCGTGCTCGGCAATCTCGGCCTCACCGGCGTGATCCCGAAATCGATCATCTCCGCCTATCTCAGCTTCTTCCCGGTCACCATCGGCATGGTCAAGGGCCTGCGCTCGCCCGACCCGCTGCAGCTCGACCTGCTGCGCACTTATTCCGCCAGCGGCGCCCAGGTGTTCTGGAAGCTGCGCTGGCCGGCCGCGGTGCCGTTCCTGTTCCCCAGCCTGAAGATCGGCATCTCGCTGGCCCTGGTCGGCGCCATCGTCGGCGAGCTGCCGACCGGCGCCCAGGCCGGCATCGGCGCCCGGCTCCTCACGGGTTCCTATTTCGGCCAGATGATCCAGCTGTGGTCGGCGCTGGTGATGGCGGCGCTGCTGGCGCTGCTCTGCGTCTTCGCCGTCACCCTGGCCGAGCGCGCCGTGATCGCCAGCCGCGGAGGGCGAGGATGA